The Candidatus Zixiibacteriota bacterium genome includes the window GGCAGAATTAGACATATTATAGATCAGAAAGGAAAGCGTAATAGTCTTTCCGACCAAAAGCGAGGCAGATGAAGTGGAACTGAAATCGCCTATATTGCAGATCATTCCGATGGAGTTGCGAGACGCACAGCAAGATGGTAATCTTGTGGTGTTCGCAGGGGCAGGGGTTTCGCGAGATGAACCTTCTGGGCTGCCCAATTTCCGAAGACTAACAGAAGAGCTCGCCAGTAGAGCTGGCTACGACCTTAACCTTGATGACGGAAGACCGCTAGATCAGCACCTCGGAGAGTTGGCGAAGAAGAACTCTAACTTGCACACGTGGACCAAGGACATTTTCAGTAATCCTGATTCCAAACCAAACGGATATCATAAGAGCCTGCCCAGGCTGTTCAGCCGACCTGAGGACGTGAAGATTGTCACCACAAACTACGATACGCATCTCTCGACAGCAGCCCGAGCTGAACCGTTAAATGTGGGCCGCATTGAAGTGTTCTGCGCGCCAGCCTTGCCGCTCGGGAGGTGCTTTAGCGGCATAGTACACATTCACGGCTCAGCGCATCAAGAAGCGGATAGACTCATTCTAACAGATGAGGACTTCGGGAAGGCTTACATGACTGATGGGTGGGCTCGCCGTTTCTTGATATCGATGTTCGCAAACTACCATGTTCTCTTCATTGGTTACAGTCATGAAGACCTCATGCTGACATACTTGGCGCGGGGCCTTTTTCCGGGGTCAAGACGTTACGCACTCTGCACGACCGATAAAGGTGATCGCTGGAGGAATCTGGGTGTTCAGCCAATAGATTATGCAAGAACAGAA containing:
- a CDS encoding SIR2 family protein translates to MELKSPILQIIPMELRDAQQDGNLVVFAGAGVSRDEPSGLPNFRRLTEELASRAGYDLNLDDGRPLDQHLGELAKKNSNLHTWTKDIFSNPDSKPNGYHKSLPRLFSRPEDVKIVTTNYDTHLSTAARAEPLNVGRIEVFCAPALPLGRCFSGIVHIHGSAHQEADRLILTDEDFGKAYMTDGWARRFLISMFANYHVLFIGYSHEDLMLTYLARGLFPGSRRYALCTTDKGDRWRNLGVQPIDYARTEGEPAHSAALVSRQHDIIGHVIDFRNCLRYICANKEVVDEKVHRSIIEGGA